One window of the Marmota flaviventris isolate mMarFla1 chromosome 2, mMarFla1.hap1, whole genome shotgun sequence genome contains the following:
- the Nop10 gene encoding H/ACA ribonucleoprotein complex subunit 3 has product MFLQYYLNEQGDRVYTLKKFDPMGQQTCSAHPARFSPDDKYSRHRITIKKRFKVLMTQQPRPVL; this is encoded by the exons ATGTTTCTCCAGTATTATCTCAATGAGCAAGGAGATCGAGTCTACACATTGAAG AAATTTGACCCTATGGGACAACAGACCTGCTCAGCCCATCCTGCTCGGTTCTCCCCGGACGACAAATACTCGCGACACCGAATCACCATCAAGAAACGGTTCAAGGTGCTCATGACTCAGCAACCGCGCCCTGTTCTCTGA